The Pseudomonas sp. IAC-BECa141 genome contains the following window.
GGGCCAGTCTGCTGGCTCGCGAAGTGCGAATCGCCCACCTTGAACTCAATGGCCTGAAGATCAGCCTCAAGGAAGGCGAAGACGGAAAGTGGGCGCTGGAAGGCCTGCCGGTGCAGCAGGATCAGCCCATGGATCCCGAGCAACTGTTCAACCGCATGCAAATGATTCAGCAACTGTCGGTGCTCGACAGCCAGGTGACCTTGCAGCCGCGGGAACAGGCACCGCTGACCTTCACGTATGTCGGCCTCAATCTAAAAACTGGCACCAGCCGCCAGCGCCTCGATGCGCGGTTGACCCTGCCGGACGGCCAGCCCGTGGCGCTGAGCCTGCGCACGCGGATTCGTGCGAACAACTGGCAGAACAGCGAAGTGGAAGGTTATGTCAGCCTGCCGCAGAGCGACTGGTCGAAATGGCTGCCCGAGCGCCTGACCCAACAATGGAATTTCTCCGAGATCAAGGCCGGCGGGGAGCTGTGGGTTAACTGGCGCGAAGGGGCGTTGCAGAGTGCTGCGATCCGTCTCAATTCGCCGCAACTGACCGGCGCCTATGCCGAACGCAAGCCGATCCAGATCAACAATCTGGCGCTCAACGGCTACTTCCAGCGCGGTCCGGAGGGAGCCACTGTCACGCTTGATTCGCTGGCGATGAATTTCGGCGAAACCCGTTGGGAATCGCATGTCCAGATCAAACAGACCGCTGCCACGGACAAGACTGAAGAGCTCTGGCATTTGCAGGCCGACCGGCTCGACCTGACGCCGATCACGCCCTTGCTCAATGCCCTCGGCCCGTTGCCCGAAGGCTTCGCCACCGTGGTCGAGCGCCTGAAAGTGACCGGCGGTCTGCGCAACGTGCTGCTGGATTTCCGGCCGAACGCCACCGACGACAGCAAATTCAGCTTCGCCGCCAACCTTGATCAGGTCGGTTTCGACGCCTATCACGGCGCCCCGGCGGCCCGGAACGTCAGCGGCAGTCTCAGCGGCAACCTCGGCGGCGGCGAGCTGCGCATGGACAGCAAGGATTTCGTCCTGCACCTCGATCCGATTTTTGCCAAGCCGTGGCAATACATTCAGGCCAACGCCCGATTGACCTGGAAGCTCGATAAAGAAGGTTTCACCCTGATCGCCCCCTACCTGAAGGTGCTCGGCGAGGAGGGCAAGATCGCTGGCGACTTCCTGATCCGCCTGCATTTCGATCACAGCCAGGAAGACTACATGGACCTGCGGGTCGGTCTGGTGGACGGCGACGGTCGTTATACCGCCAAGTACCTGCCGCAAGTCCTGAGCCCGGCACTCGACGAATGGCTGCGTACGGCGATTCTCAAGGGCGCAGTGGATCAAGGGTTCTTCCAGTATCAGGGCTCGCTGAACAAGAACGCCGGGGAAGCTGATCGCAGCATCAGTCTGTTCTTCAAGGTGCATGACGCCGAACTGGCGTTCCAGCCGGGCTGGCCGCATGTGAGCAAGGTCGACGGTGACGTGTTCATCGAAGACAGCGGCGTGCGTATTCTCGCCAGCAAGGGCCAGTTGCTCGACACTCAGGTCAGCGATGTCTTCGTCAATATTCCCCATGTGCCGAGCGGCGAGCACAGCCATATGTTCCTCGACGGCACCTTTGCCGGCGGGCTGGGCGATGGCTTGAAGATTCTTCAGGAAGCGCCGATCGGCACCGCCGACACCTTCGCCGGCTGGGAAGGCGAGGGCGATCTGCAAGGTACGCTCAAGCTCGATGTGCCGTTGGCCAAGGGCGATCAGCCGAAAATCCTCGTCGATTTCAAAACTGCCAATGCGCAATTGAAACTGGCGGAGCCGAAGCTCGAACTGAGCCAGCTCAAGGGTGATTTCCGCTTCGACAGCGCCAAGGGCCTGAGCGGGCAGAACATCAGTGCCCGGGCCTTCGACAAACCGGTCACCGCGCAAATTTTCGCCGACGGCGGACCCGGCAAACTCAAGACCCGGGTGGCAGCGTCAGGGCAGGTCGAGGTCAAGAAACTCACCGACTGGCTGGGCGTGACTCAGCCGTTGCCGGTGTCCGGGACCCTTCCATATCAGCTGCAGGTGAATCTGGACGGTGCCGACAGCCAATTGATGGTCAGTTCCAGCATGAAGGGTGTGGCGGTGGATTTGCCGGCACCGTTCGGCATGGCCGCCGATGTCGGGCGTGACACGGTGTTCCGCATGACGTTGCAGGGACAGGAGCGGCGTTACTGGGTCAATTACGATCAACTGGCCAACTTCACCTTCGCTGCGCCACCGGACAATTTTGCCGATGGCCGTGGCGAATTGTTCCTCGGCGCCGGCGAAGCGGTGTTGCCGGGTAACAAAGGTTTGCGGATACGCGGCGTGTTGTCCGAGCTGGACGTCAAACCCTGGCAGGATCTGCTGGACAAGTACGCTGGTCAGGATCCAGGCGGCAATGCCAAGCAGTTGCTCAGCAGCGCGGACTTCAAGATCGGCAAACTCACGGCCTTCGGCACCACGCTGGATCAGGCGGCAGTGCAAGTGAATCGCAAGCCTGGCGCCTGGGCTCTGGCCCTCGACAGTCAACAGGCCAAAGGCACGGCCGGCATTCCCGACGCCAAGG
Protein-coding sequences here:
- a CDS encoding YhdP family protein codes for the protein MERLTRILAALTRWGLGLCALVLVLMALYVSLGRELTPLVAEYRADIEDKASAALGMPLQIGELEGNWSGFAPILLAHDVMVGSGANALRLDRVRAVPDLWASLLAREVRIAHLELNGLKISLKEGEDGKWALEGLPVQQDQPMDPEQLFNRMQMIQQLSVLDSQVTLQPREQAPLTFTYVGLNLKTGTSRQRLDARLTLPDGQPVALSLRTRIRANNWQNSEVEGYVSLPQSDWSKWLPERLTQQWNFSEIKAGGELWVNWREGALQSAAIRLNSPQLTGAYAERKPIQINNLALNGYFQRGPEGATVTLDSLAMNFGETRWESHVQIKQTAATDKTEELWHLQADRLDLTPITPLLNALGPLPEGFATVVERLKVTGGLRNVLLDFRPNATDDSKFSFAANLDQVGFDAYHGAPAARNVSGSLSGNLGGGELRMDSKDFVLHLDPIFAKPWQYIQANARLTWKLDKEGFTLIAPYLKVLGEEGKIAGDFLIRLHFDHSQEDYMDLRVGLVDGDGRYTAKYLPQVLSPALDEWLRTAILKGAVDQGFFQYQGSLNKNAGEADRSISLFFKVHDAELAFQPGWPHVSKVDGDVFIEDSGVRILASKGQLLDTQVSDVFVNIPHVPSGEHSHMFLDGTFAGGLGDGLKILQEAPIGTADTFAGWEGEGDLQGTLKLDVPLAKGDQPKILVDFKTANAQLKLAEPKLELSQLKGDFRFDSAKGLSGQNISARAFDKPVTAQIFADGGPGKLKTRVAASGQVEVKKLTDWLGVTQPLPVSGTLPYQLQVNLDGADSQLMVSSSMKGVAVDLPAPFGMAADVGRDTVFRMTLQGQERRYWVNYDQLANFTFAAPPDNFADGRGELFLGAGEAVLPGNKGLRIRGVLSELDVKPWQDLLDKYAGQDPGGNAKQLLSSADFKIGKLTAFGTTLDQAAVQVNRKPGAWALALDSQQAKGTAGIPDAKGAPIAVNLQYVRLPAPDPTVQADENAPDPLASVDPSKIPALDITINQLFLGQDLVGGWSLKVRPTAKGIALNSLDLGLKGILLQGSGGWEGAPGATTSWYKGRIGGKNLADVLKGWGFAPSVTSEEFHMDVDGRWPGSPAWLATKRFSGTLDASLNKGQFVEVEGGAQALRVFGLLNFNSIGRRLRLDFSDLFGKGLSYDRVKGLLEATNGVYVTKEPIKLTGPSSNLELDGTLDLVGDKVDAKLLVTLPVTNNLPIAALIVGAPAVGGALFLIDKLIGDRVARFASVKYTVKGPWKEPKITFDKPF